The genomic segment ACGGAGATGAGATCGACACCCAGCCCGTGAACTGGGACAATGTGGAAGTGCGCGTGGACCAGCCGTGTCTGAGCGTGGACAATCTGAGTGAACTGGGTATCCATGTCGGCGACTGGGTGGCCGTGGATCCGCTGTGCGAGGTCAGGCCCAGCGGGTATATCAATTCCCGGCACCTGGACAACAAGGCCGGGGTGGCGATCCTGTTCGCCGTGGCCAAGGCCCTGCTGGAGAACGACATCCAGCCGCCCTTGGACTGCCACCTGCTGTTCACCATAGCCGAGGAGGTGGGGACCGGGGCATCCGTGGCCTTGCACGGCGACGTGGCCGAGATGGTCAGCATTGACACGGCCCCGCTGCATGGCGGGCATAATCTCTGCGAGCGCGGGGTCAGCGTGGCCCTGATGGATTCCAGCGGACCTTTTGATTATCATTTGACCCACCGGTTGCTGGAACTGTGCCGCAAACACCAGATTCTGCATCGGCGGGACGTGTTTCGCTACTATCGCAGCGACTCGGCCTCGGCCGTAGAGGCGGGCAATGATCTGCGTACAGCCCTGGTCTGTTTCGGCGTGGACGGCACCCACGGCTACGAACGAACCCATTTCGATTCCCTGCAGGCCACAGCCGAACTGATCGCCGCCTACATGCTTTCCGAACCCGTCGTGCCTCGGGATCGGGTCAACCTGGGGCCGCTGAACGGGTTTCCAGTGCAGCCGGAGTAGCCTTCCGGGCAACGTTCACTTGAAAACGTGCTCCTCCCCGGGAAACGTTCCGTCCTTGACCTCCTGAACATACTGCCGGACCGCCTCGCGCATGGCGGCGCCGATCTGGGCGTACTGTTTCACGAATTTCGGGGTGAAGCGGTCGTAAAGGCCGACTACGTCGTGGAAGACCAGGACCTGGCCGTCGCAGCCCGGTCCGGCGCCGATGCCGATGGTGGGAATGGTCAATTGCTCGGAGATGACCTGGGCCAGGGGGGCGGGGACGCATTCCAGGACCAGGCTGAAGGCCCCGGCTTCCTCCAGGGCGACGGCATCTTCCCGGATGCGCTGGGCCGCGGCATCAGTTCGGCCCTGGACCTTGAACCCACCAAGCTGGTGGACGTGCTGGGGGGTCAGGCCGACATGCCCCAGTACCGGAATTCCGGCCCTGGTCATCTTGCGTACCGCCGGGAGGATGTCCCGGCCGCCCTCCACCTTGACCGCGTGCATCCCGCCCTCCTGCAGAAAGCGTCCGGCGTTGGCCAGGGCCTGTTCCGGGGAAACCTGGTAGCTCATGAAGGGCATGTCGCCCACCAGCAGGGCCTGCTTTGCCCCGCGGGCCACGGCCTTGCAGTGGTGGAGCATGTCGTCCATGGTCACTGCCAGGGTGTTTTCCAGACCGAGCATGACCATGCCCAGGGAATCCCCCACCAGGAGCATCTCCACCCCGGCATCATCCAGTAATTTGGCCGTGGCCCAGTCATAGGCCGTCAGGACGGTGATCTTCTCCCCGCGGCGTTTCATCTCCAGGAGTGTGGCGGTGGTTGTCGTGTGCATTCCGGACCTCCGGCAATCGTCAGGATTCCATTTTGTCCAGGGCATCCATCAGGCTGATGGTCAGTTTGAGAAAGTCCGCCTCGGTCAGGATGCCGACCAGTTTTCCATCGTCGACAACCGGCAGGCATCCATACTTATGCTGGAGCAGGAGTTCCGCGGCCTCGCGAAGATCCAGACCCGGCCCGATGGTGGTCACGTCCCGACGCATGATTTCCCGGATGGGAATGGCCGCGTCGATTTCGTTTTGAACCTCGTCCTCGATGTCCGCCAGTTTGGAGATGGTCACGGACAGCAGGTCCCGATGGGTCAGCAGACCGACGAACTGTTCCTCCTTGTCCACGATGGGGATGTGCCGGATGCGGCCCAGGTTCATGATGGACCGGGCGGTCTGGACGTTGTCGTGCTCCTGCAGGGAAAAGACCTTTTTGGTCATCAGATCGGTGACTTTGAGCATGGTGGTCTCCTTGTTTTGGGGGATACAGCCTGTCTTTCGCTGTTCGGGCCCAGTCTGTCAAGGATGGGAGAGATTGTCTTGATTGTGAAGGATACTGGGAGGTTGTGATGCAATGCGCGGTTCTTGTTCTTTGGGGCAATTTCGGATATCGATGATCGGTTTTTATTTCATTCCCCCTTTATCCGCTTTGCAAAGATGAGGTACGCTATATGAATCGTATCCTGGTGCTCACACGGGCGCTCCCATGGGCGCTCACATGCTGTGTCGTTTTTCTGGGCTTTGGGCTCGTCTCCCCGGCCATGGCCGAACAGGCCCCGGGACAGACCCGAGCCATTTCGGTCAACCAGTTCGTGGAACATCCGGCCCTGGATTCCGTGCTTCGCGGCTTTCAGGAACAACTCCGCGAGGAAGGGTTTCAGGTGGAGTACCGGGTGCATAATGCTCAGGCCAACATGGCCACGGCCAACCTGATTGCCCGGCAGATCGTCGGGGAGCGTCCGGACCTGGTGCTGGCCATTGCCACGCCTTCGGCCCAGGCCATGGCCCAGACCGTGAAAATGAATCCCTCCATGCAGCGGACGCCCATCCTTTTCAGCGCGGTGACCGATCCCCTGGGAGCCGGACTGGTCAAGGATCTGCAGCATCCGGGCGAGAACATTACCGGCACCTCGGATCTGACGCCCATGGATCAGCACCTGGCGTTGATCCGGGAAATCCATCCGGAATTGACCTCCCTGGGGGTGATTTATAATTCCGGTGAGGCCAATTCCCGGGCGTTGGTGAATCTGCTCAGGGCCGAGACGGACAAGGCCGGGATCACCCTGGAGGAGGCCACGGTGGCCCGGTCCAGCGACGTTTTTCAGTCCGCCCGCAGCCTGGTGGGTCGGGCACAGGCTGTTTACGTGCCCACGGACAACACCGTGGTTTCGGCCTTCGAAGCCCTGGCCAAGGTTTGTCAGGACAACAAGCTGCCCCTCTATGCCGCGGACGTGGATTCCGTGCCCCGGGGCGCGGTGGCCGCGCTGGGCTTTGACTACTTTGAACACGGTCGCCAGGCCGGAGCCATGGCCGCCCGGATCTTTCGGGGAGCCGAGCCGGCAACCACGCCGGTGGAGACCCAGCAGGATCTGAAGCTGCACATCAATCTTCCCGCGGCCAGGGCCATGGGAGTGACCATTCCCCAGGCCGTCCTGGATCGGGCAGTGAAGATTATCGAATAATCGGAACCAGTTGCCGTTGAAACGCGTAATTGCTCAAAAAGGCTGGGTAAATTCTGAAATTGCCTCTGCCCCTGGATTCCCACCTGTCTGCCACAGGCAGGTCTGCGCGGGAATGACTGAAATGGCATGTACTCCCAAGCTCGTCATGCCCGCGAACGCGGGCATCCAGGTCATGCTTGCCACAAGTTTTTGAGAAGTTACGGAAATGCTTTTTGATTGACCACGAACTACACGGAAAAGCACGGAAAAACACAGGCTGTGAAGGTCCAGAACCGATGGATGGAGCGCAACGCCTTCTTTCCGGCATCCGTTCGGTGCAGGGGCGACCAGCCGGTCGCCCCTGCAATGTCCCGCTCACGCGAGAACAAACATTGCTCTCTTCAACTTCTCTCCATGATGTTTTTTTCCCCATGAACATATTCATGCTGTTTGTTGTTTTCAGGATCGCGACACCCGGAGCCTGCCCATGACCTGGTATGCCTTTCTGGGCGCGGTGGAGCAGGGGCTGGTCTACGGGATAATGGTTCTGGGCGTGTATCTGACGTTTCGGGTGCTCAGCTTTCCGGACCTGACCGTGGACGGCAGTTTGCCCCTGGGAGCCGCAGTCTGCGCCGTAGCCATCACTTCCGGTATTGATCCGTTCCTTTCCCTGTTTCTGGCCATGTTCGCCGGATTCTTTGCCGGAATGGTCACGGGGTTTCTGAATACCAAGCTGGGCATTTTGCATCTTCTGGCCTCCATCCTGACCATGATCGCCCTGTATTCCATCAACATCCGGGTGATGAACGGCCCCAACGTCTCCCTGCTGGGTCAGGATTCCATCCTCGATCCGCTGATCGGGTTCGGCCTGCCGGGTTATCTTTCCTCGATCATTCTGTTTTCGTGTATTGGCGCGGCCATTGTGGTTTTCCTGATCTGGTTCCTGCACACGGAGTTCGGGCAGACCATGCTGGCCACCGGGGACAACCCCCGGATGATCACCAGCCAGGGTGTGAATACGCACAGCGTGATCATTC from the Desulfonatronum thioautotrophicum genome contains:
- a CDS encoding osmoprotectant NAGGN system M42 family peptidase, with product MTNVTIDMAYLKRLLLELLDIPSPTGYTDRIVHFAGEELGRLGIPFELTRRGAIRADLKGRTSNPDRALVAHLDTIGAMVRELKPNGRLGVAPIGTWSSRFAEGARVTIFTDTGSLRGTILPLKASGHVYGDEIDTQPVNWDNVEVRVDQPCLSVDNLSELGIHVGDWVAVDPLCEVRPSGYINSRHLDNKAGVAILFAVAKALLENDIQPPLDCHLLFTIAEEVGTGASVALHGDVAEMVSIDTAPLHGGHNLCERGVSVALMDSSGPFDYHLTHRLLELCRKHQILHRRDVFRYYRSDSASAVEAGNDLRTALVCFGVDGTHGYERTHFDSLQATAELIAAYMLSEPVVPRDRVNLGPLNGFPVQPE
- the panB gene encoding 3-methyl-2-oxobutanoate hydroxymethyltransferase; the protein is MHTTTTATLLEMKRRGEKITVLTAYDWATAKLLDDAGVEMLLVGDSLGMVMLGLENTLAVTMDDMLHHCKAVARGAKQALLVGDMPFMSYQVSPEQALANAGRFLQEGGMHAVKVEGGRDILPAVRKMTRAGIPVLGHVGLTPQHVHQLGGFKVQGRTDAAAQRIREDAVALEEAGAFSLVLECVPAPLAQVISEQLTIPTIGIGAGPGCDGQVLVFHDVVGLYDRFTPKFVKQYAQIGAAMREAVRQYVQEVKDGTFPGEEHVFK
- a CDS encoding CBS domain-containing protein, producing MLKVTDLMTKKVFSLQEHDNVQTARSIMNLGRIRHIPIVDKEEQFVGLLTHRDLLSVTISKLADIEDEVQNEIDAAIPIREIMRRDVTTIGPGLDLREAAELLLQHKYGCLPVVDDGKLVGILTEADFLKLTISLMDALDKMES
- a CDS encoding ABC transporter substrate-binding protein, giving the protein MNRILVLTRALPWALTCCVVFLGFGLVSPAMAEQAPGQTRAISVNQFVEHPALDSVLRGFQEQLREEGFQVEYRVHNAQANMATANLIARQIVGERPDLVLAIATPSAQAMAQTVKMNPSMQRTPILFSAVTDPLGAGLVKDLQHPGENITGTSDLTPMDQHLALIREIHPELTSLGVIYNSGEANSRALVNLLRAETDKAGITLEEATVARSSDVFQSARSLVGRAQAVYVPTDNTVVSAFEALAKVCQDNKLPLYAADVDSVPRGAVAALGFDYFEHGRQAGAMAARIFRGAEPATTPVETQQDLKLHINLPAARAMGVTIPQAVLDRAVKIIE
- a CDS encoding ABC transporter permease; the encoded protein is MTWYAFLGAVEQGLVYGIMVLGVYLTFRVLSFPDLTVDGSLPLGAAVCAVAITSGIDPFLSLFLAMFAGFFAGMVTGFLNTKLGILHLLASILTMIALYSINIRVMNGPNVSLLGQDSILDPLIGFGLPGYLSSIILFSCIGAAIVVFLIWFLHTEFGQTMLATGDNPRMITSQGVNTHSVIILGVGLSNAMVAFSGALIAQNQGAADVNMGVGTIVAGLASVIVGETIFGRGGIMRAVIAALLGSILYRLAIAMALGMNLGGFSFTPSDLNLITAVLVVLALTAPKIKARFFS